The DNA region TAAACTGAGAAAGAGTAGGCCTGGattggatatcaggaagaaattcttccctgtgagggcgggcaggccctggcacaggttcccaGAGTAGCTCTGGCTGaacctggatccctggaaatgtccaaggccaggctggacactggggcttggagaagtgtgggatagtggaaggtgtccctgccatggcaggggttggaatgggatgagctttaaggtcccttccaacccaaacctttctagCATTTTATGAATATATATTATTACAAAGCTGTATCGTAGAATAAagctcctcctctgcttccaCTCATCCTGAAGATATTGAACCTTCTGAAGGGTTAAATTTACCATTTGACCTGGAGATTTGCAGGAAAGGGAAATGCAAGAGACCTCAGAGCACATCATCCACTGCCTGGGAGGAAGCCACAtgcctgggagctgccagcaaTCTGAGGTGCTTCATTCCACCTCCAACCCTGAGTCCCCCACCTCTACACTGCATTTACCCCTCCAGCAAGGTCCCACCATCCTCGCCCATCACCGGgctgttatgtgtagtagacataatttgcgccatttctagtatgatatatgtgatattgaatatttgttagagtatgCACGTTTCTATTAGGactccccccaccctcgcaggtgtatgttgaaacccgatttacaagtaaaaggatgtggcttggccaggagatgggagatgggccatgtctggagagatacggggaccccaggcgctgatcatcacatgaacgacccgagatggatctcatggaaatcctcgggcagatccatgtgaatgcagcgttcccgtaaatttcatcaagagATTCACCAACTCTGGACATTGAATTGTTCTTCTtcagcaccaaaaaaaagaaaatcttattaacctatggactctgaatagaagaaaagactgactgccgaAACcttggcctcaggtggaattttccctataaaaaccgcttgtgccaggctggaggtgtgtgggcatggaggaaaacctctgctgaggctgactccttgttgcacacccagggccgaccccgggctcggctctgttctttccttgtggctggctagatagatttgactgcaaaataaatattttctttttttccttttaaatttggctggacaCATTTTCACTCATAACGAGGCCACCAAGCTCATCATCCCCTCAGTGTCCGCAGCGCCACCCAGTTCGGCTGTGTCCCGGTGCCCGCACTCACCCCTGCGGATGGCGGCCAGCAGGTCGCTGCGGGCGTCGCTCATGGGCACCAGCGGCACCGGCGGCTTgcggggctcggcggcggcggcgggcggcgagGCGGAGTGCGCGGGCGAGGCGGACAcggcgggcgggccgggcggcggcggcggcggcgccacCGGCGGGCCCATGGGGCCGGGCTGAGGCGGGGAGGCGGAGTAGGGCCCGGGGGGCGCcgggggcggggacggggcgTAGGACGGGGCCGCGGCCGAGCCGGGGCCCAGCGCGGGGGGAGCCGAGATGGGGCTGTCGAAGGCGGTCTGTGCCGACGGGATgacgggcggcggcggcggcggcgccggcggcACGAAGTACTCGGCCATGGGCACCGGCTGCGGGCTGCAATGGGGGCACAGCGGTCAGCGCCGCCGGAATCACAGAGCCCGGGCCCACGGGGGTCACCCAGTCCCGCTCCATCCCCGAGagtcccaccctgggcatccttGGGAGCTCCGGCCGGGTTTGGGGCTGTGACCGTTCCCTGCGGAGCCTCCTCAGTGCCCCACGACCCTCTGAGGGAACaatcttttcctgatatccaacctaaacctcccctgacacagcctCAGGCCATTCCCTTCGGTCCTGTCACTGGACAGAAGAGATCATCGGCATCTGCCCCTCCGCTCCCCCTCATGAATTTGTGGACTGCAATGatgtctcccctcagtctcctccagctgAACATGCCAAATTCCCTCACACAGCTTCTCCTCAAAGCCCTTTGCCATCTTCAtggccgcctttggacactctcacctcaatttttttttaatgtattatgGTGCCCAAAATTGCCCCCAGTTttcaaggtgaggctgccccagtgcagatCAGAGCAAGACAATCTCCtgccttgcctggctggtgatgctgggcCTGATGCCCTCTAGGGCACacctggccctcctggctgccagagcACTGCTGACTGAAGGATGGCACCCAGCACCTATCCCAGCACCCATCACCTATCCCAGCACCCATCACCTATCCCAGCACCCATCACCCATCCCAGCACCCATCCCAGCACCCATCACCCATCCCAGCACCCATCACCTATCCCAGCACCCATCACCCATCCCAGCACCCATCCCAGCACCCATCACCCATCCCAGCACCCATCACCCATTCCAGCATCCATCACTCATCCCAGCACCCAGCTGGTTTGGTTTGCTCTGAACCCCAATGAAAGCTCTGTCCTGGAGTTGGACTGGTGGTGGAGGTGTGCTGGTGGGATGGGCTATGGGTAATGCAGTGGTGGAAAGCAGGCAACACCCCAGGGAGAAGCCCTCCATCCACTCTGCCCCATTATCTGGGATGATGTTACCCTAAAAGCGCCCCTGACTGATTTGGCCTTGAGTCTCACCAGCGGTTTTGAACCATGGAAGCTGCAGaggagagctctgctgctccgTCAGCCCAGAAATGGGAGGTCAGACCCCCACCAAGCCTCCCTTCCTTTGGACACCCGTCCAGCAGCAATCAGGCTGAAGCTTTACCCGTAATCCTTGACTAGGTGGGGTCTGGGCCCGTTGAGGACGGCCtcggggggcggcggcgcgtggggctgctgcaggcGGGTCAGGCTGTTCTGGCGGCTGCCCGGGGCCGGCCGGAACACGAGCTCCGGGGGGTTGGTGGCCGCCAGCCCCTCCTTGTGCTCCGCCGGGGCCAGGTGGGCCGCCGGGGCCAGCAGCTGCGCGGGGTGGTTGGGGCTGGCCGGGTACGAGTGGTCGGCAGCGTCCGACGCGTAGGACCTGCGTGCAGCACAGGAAAAGCCCACTGTTGTACTCCTGAGGGAGCTCAGGGGGTGTGggtttgggggtattttggggttgAGAcgacaaaacaagaaaaagccATGAAAATATCGATGTACGAGACAGCAGAgtgagagcagagaggaggaggacacagcagagctgaacCACTCTCTTCCCTTAGCTGCGAAACGGAAAGTGCTCCGGTTTTATCCCAGGGCCGAGGCTCCTCCTGAGCTCCAGGatgacaccctggggacaccagctACTCATGAAGCTACCACAGGCTAACAGCTGAGCACCCCGACCCTGCTGTGGGCAACACGTCCCCCGCAACGACGAGAGGAAGagcaaagcaaaggagagcGGTGAGCTGAAGGTGTAGGAGGTAGAACCTGCCTATTATCTGGGGACAGTGATCCTTCCGATGATGCCATGTGATAGGGGGATGGTGAGAACCTGTTATCCGGCCGGAACTCTTTATCATACGCCATCATGTTCCACTCCAGGCGCCGGTTGCGGGCTTTCCTCACTTTCTTCACCTCCCGGGTGGAGTCCTCCACCAGCCGCTGCTCCTGCGGGAACACAAAGCCGCGGCTCCACCTCCAGCCCGGCTCCTCCGGACCAGGAGCAGTCCCTGGGGAGCATCACCCAGCCCTGTGAGATGCACCCAGCGCACCAGGAGGTGACTGTCCCCAGGTCCAGCCCCCTTGTCCCcctcctgccctcagccaccTTCTGCCTGCGCTTCTCCTTCCTCTTGTCTTCTGTAGCCTGCAGCATCTTCTCCTTCCATAAGTTGAAGAAGTAGGAGGGGTCGGTGTAGAATTTGAGGCCGTCCTTCTTGTCATCCCTGGGGgttgggaaggagagagagggTCACCAGCCACAGGAGAAGATCCCCTGTTCCCCTTCCCACGGGCTTTGGTATGATCGTGACCGTGAGCTGTTGCCCCACCACAGACACATCCAACACAGCAGCCAGCACCTGCAGGCTGTGGACACGCGTTCCAAGCATCCCACGCCATGGGGgaggcagcacagcacacaaATGGGGGGCACACCTGATCCTTCTCATGGAAAGgaccccctcagagcccccgGGAGAGCTGTGCCCCGTACCTGTAGGGCGTGAGGATGTTGAGGGGCGGGGGTTTGTCGCAGCGCTGGTACATCTCCATCACCGGGTTGGGGATGGAGTTGCGGGACACGACCTGCTGGTTCTGCACCGTGGAGCTCTTGAAGGCTTTCCTCATGTTGATGTCCTGCAGCGAAACTGGGGGGCAcaggcaggacaagggatgCAGGGGTGGCCTCAGCCCGCCGAGCACGGCATGGCGGGGGTCTGGTCCCCAGAGCACGCCTGGACATcagcccaaaccagccccagcccctcaccttccTCCACGGTGGAGTCCAGCTGCGTCACCTTGATGACCAGCAGGTCCACCCTCTCCTGCAGTGAGTTCATCCTCATGTAGAAGCTGTTGGCTTCGTTGAACAGCTCTCCGAAGATGTCCTCTGCGTGCCTGCCTGGCAGGGGACAACGCGCCCATCACCACAGCAGGTGGCTCGCCCAGCTCAGCCCATCCCCTGCACCACCCACCTCCCCACTGGCTCCCTGGGGTGCTCTCCCCCAGCCTGGATTTCTGGGAGCTTGACATTTCCccctctctcagcccctaaattatcaggTTATCCCAGAGATCCGAGGCCTTGAGAGGAGGAACATCAGGGGAtgggcaaagatttccaaaagagacTCTTACCCCAATGTGGTTTTCCAGCTTTTTATTCTGCCATGTCCAGGGGAAAGAGAGGGGCAAAAGGGCAAACAGGAAGGGTCAGGGGTTTATCTAGGCtttggacagggagggcttctctggctctgcACCAACTCcatcagggcaggaaggaggggtccaggtttatctgatcagagtcacgGGGGTCCTGGGATATGGGGACAACATGGCCTGAGCGCACTGTAACAGGAGCTGAGTCTCATCCTCTCCCAAAGTGCTGCAAGGAGGCAGGAGAGCCCAAACGAGCACCCCTTTCCAGTGTGAGCAGcacccacagggacacagaacATTCACAGTGCCCCAAAGAGCCCTTGGATCCATCAGGACAGATCTACCAAAAAAATGACCGTCACACAATGTGACCTGGGGAAATTCAGCCCAGGTAGAAAGCCAAGAGCAGGGCAGTGGGGACAGTACCACAGCAGGGAGGATCTGTAATTTGTTTCACTTTATCAGTTCTTTTCCTGCATCTCTCAGTGCATCCCTACAACAGCTTATTTATTTAGACTTATTTATTTAGGATTATTTAGCTTTTTATTAGGGTTATTCCTATCATGGTGCTGAGTGAGTATCTGGCAGAGCATTGCTGATACCTGTAGGCTACAGCACCTGttccatgccatgccatgccatgccatgccatgccatgccatgccatgccatgccatgccatgccatgccatgccatgccatgccatcccatcccatcccatcccatcccatcccatcccatcccatcccatcccatcccatcccatcccatcccatcccatttgATTCCCTTTTCCCCTGGATAAGAAGCTGAGCAGACATGGGTGCTGCTCGTGTGAGCCACTgcacttccagcagctccctatgtcctgggtttatttttctgggAGTATTTTAGAGCAGAATCTACTTCTGGAGGTGTGTGAAAGAGCGGGGGGATGAATAGCTTCTCTCTATTTTAAGTGGATATTCTGCATGAAATAAGTTGCCCCTGTTAAACCTTCACAGTGGTGTGTGCAGTGCTCTCATCTGCCCCTTTTCTGCTGAGATCAGTCCCAGGGCAGGAAGACAGCTGAGGGTTTAGACCTTTGATAGAGACCTCTCTTCCTCAAAAAgctctaattttaaaaagaatagCTTGGGGTATTTTAAATCTTCACCTGACCTTCCTATTTCTGGCCAAGTGGAGAAGCAAGGGGCTCCTGAAAAGCTTTCCATCCCCCACTGCACAAATCAGCTGTGGGAGGAAAATGGGTCTCAAAATGTCACCAAGTCCCCATTTTGAGcttggcaaaaaaacccccaaagatTAAAGTTTATCTATGTATCTATATAagtatatatctatatctatagctatatatctatatagctaataatataaatataataaatatagaataatataaaataaattgataataacaataataatttatttttgaaacaattaattctgtaaaattatatgaataaatatatataataaaatttaaaaattaaaagcaggcGCATCCTCCTCTTTTCAACAATCTGGATAATTCCCACTGAATTAGGAGTGGCTGCAGCCCACATGGCTCTCACACAACCCCTGTTTCTCTGTGTTTGAAACCAGTGGGAGTGACTGGAGCATCCCATTGGcatccagtgccatcccagtaccatcccagtgccatcctggtgccatcccagtgccatcccagtgccatcccagtgccatcccagtgccatcccagtgccatcccGGTACCATCCCCCACCGGGGTGGCTGTGCCATGACTTACTgaggctgcccagctgcttgATGATGGCAGCCAGCGTGCTGTTGGTGACACACTCCAGCTCACTCGTCACCCCATCGGGAAGGGCCCCCCGGCACAGGTGCCGGGGCTCGATGTTCCTCTTCACCAGCGGCATGGTGAGCCCTCACGCCTctcctgggaaaggaaaaatccaaatACACAACTCTCACCATTTCCTGTTCCCCCACACTCCCTCAGCTTCCTCCAAGAAGTTCCTCCAGCCCACGCCGGGACGGGGCAGGTGCAGCAGGACTTTTCCAAGCAGGGCATGGATGCGTTCTGGGGGTGCAAACCTTGGATGCCAGGCTGGAGGTGTGGATGTCCCTGCCTCTGTGTCACCGTGTCCTTTCCCACTCacttcccagagctgtgctcaAGCCAGGAGCaaactgccctgtgctgcagcccttcAGCTGGCCCCGAGAAGCCTCATCCAGCCCAAAGAGAAGCGAGGGAGCGCTTGTAATGCCATTATTTCCAGCTCACTGCAGGCTCTCCAGGCTTTTATTTGTGCACAAACTACACTGAGACAAGCTGCTGTGGccagctcatcccagctccctgcatgGCCCCTCAGCATCCCTGGGTGCCCCCATAACTCCTGTGTGAGCCTCCACAGCATCCCTGGGTGCCCCCATAACTCCTGTGTGAGCCTCCACAGCATCTTTGGGTGCCCCCATAACTCCTGTGTGAGCCTCCACGGCATCCCTGGGTGCCCCCATAACTCCTGTGTGAGCCTCCACAGCATCCCTGGGTGCCCCCATAGCTCCTGTGTGCACCCTCACAGCATCTTTGGGTGTCCTCACAGGATTTCTGGGtgcccccacagctcctgtgtgcacccccacagcatccctgggTGCCCCCATAGCTCCTGTGTGCACCCCCACAGCATCTTTGGGTGTCCCCACAGGATTTCTGGGTGCCTCCATAGCTCCTGTGTGTACCCCCACAGCATCTTTGGGTGTCCTCACAGGATTTCTGTGTGCCCCCATAACTCCTGTGTGCAcccccacagcatccctgggtgtcccctgctGCACTGTCCCCCCTGAACTGGGGATGGTTCATTTTCTACAGCGTTTAAGGAGATGTAGGGATATCAAAGGCCTCATCCCCACTGAGGGCACCCATGGGAGCCGCAGGGAAGGATGAAGGGTGGGCACTACgggctgtggggtgctggggacagggtaCTCTGCTGATGTGAAGGGTGACTGGTGGGAAACAGTCTGggaaaagaggcaaaaaaggAGCATTTATTATCCACTGTGGTGTCTCCTGGGACTGGGACACAGACCCTGGGACTGGGACGGGGACACAGAccctgggactgggactgggacagggacacagaccCTGGGACTGGGACGGGGACACAGAccctgggactgggactgggatggggacacagaccctgggactgggactgggacacagaccctgggactgggatggggacacagaccctgggactgggactgggacagggacaggggcacagACCCTGGGACGGGGACATGGACAGGCAGTGACCCCACAGGCTCACACAAGGGGTCTTGAGTGCCACGAGTGCATCcgggctcagctcagctcccaaAGCAAACTGGTGGCAGTGCTGACCAGAGGGCACCAAGAGCATTCCCAGAGAGCAGAATCCCCCCGTTTCACGTCCCGAACATTCCCCACCATCCCCATCTTTCCCAAAAAAGCCGCTCCCATCATTCGCTCGCGGAGCCAGGGATGCTGCTCGCTCGGAGCCAGCGATCTGCGGAGTTCCCATTTTTTGGCCCCGGGAGCTCTGGGCAGAACAGTTTCCCTTTGAGAGCACCCGGCCAGCGCTcccagcagcggcagcagctcCTCCGCTGCTTTCAAATGCAAATTCCAGCTCCCCCCATGGAGGAGCCCAAAGCCTTTCCCAAGGGCTGGGCTCGGAGCCCTCCGCAGAGCTTTGGGCTCGGAGCGGGCTCTGTGTCCTCCAGTGCTCCCAGAGCCCCTGCTCACGGATGTGGTGCTGTCCCCGCCtcccaaaaatcacatttctgcCGTTCCTGGGTGGCAGCATTTGCAGGAGAGGCTCTGCTCTGGCCATGTACAACCCCCTCCCCTTTCTGGgcacccccgagccccccagGCCGTGCAAAGAGCTGAGGCAGCTTCACCCCAAGCTGGTTTTAtgggtcaccccaaaacctgccctcagagctgagccctggcacgtcccagggctgcagggaagggagggcacagggcagagccctTAACGAGCTGCCCGGGCCCAGCAATTAGAGCCAGGGAACAAAGAGCCATTCTCAGCATCCCCTTGGGCCACAGCCACGGCCACGGCcactggacacagccctggtgtgggaatccagagcttccctctggctgccctggcaggtctgggaccctggcaggggtcaggaacccccctggacagagcccccagagacactgtctgtgatctctgtccatggaaaagagttttcagtcttacaggatgaattacaagctctgagtgtttgatataagtaataattaagtgtggcacgggtgcaaaagtaaaattttaggattctagattagaggtccaaaggggacaagatggaggaaattgggtgtgtcttgtcctttttctccttcttcatgccctccatgtttcactgtggtgttggcatttttctgttggttcaggctggggacacactgttcaacgtaggtgacagatattggcacgttattgtaaatccagcacaggtagtttgtggtatttaatgtttgtaccatcccactgagggcagagccccacacgctgccctgcaggacagagctgcggcagggcagcagaacatgttagagataaacagaataaacaaccttggaacagcacagaccaattatggcttctgctttggcagcggggctgaaagacagagactttctacaatctcggaatcatcaataccacagattccaacactgTGGCACCTGGGGCTTTTTGTCCCTGCACAGGGGACCCAGGGGGAGCTGGGGCCACCTGAGCCCGCAGCCCCCACGGGGACCTTGGAgcagaatgaaggaaaaaaaaggattttgtgGTTTGAAACTTCCCAGCAGGGACAGATTGGAAGAGAGGCAGACAGTGGGTGAGGGGTATGGTGGCAGCATTTGAGATTATGCCATGGGAGGGCATCCCTGGAGGAGGAAAATCCCTTTAATCTCACCCCAAAGAGGCCAAACAAGACTCAGAGCTTGCAGCAGAAGGAACCGAGGAGGAGTTTGGCACATTTTTATGCAAGGACAGCCTATAAAGGAAATTTTGAGCAAATCACAGGAACAGATGCTTTCCAAATCCCCCAGTTAatggagcacagggatcagaACCCACGGACAGCCCTCCCCTGACAAGAGTTCTCTCAACCTGCTGCaccaacagaaccacacctcTGACTTCTGCCTTGAAATCCCAACTTCTCACCTAAAACCTGTCACCTCCAGGCCTGTCCTGAGTCCAGTTCTCTGGGTGGGGATGGGCTGCATGTGACTCCAGAGAGGCCAAATTCATTTCTACCAAGAGGCTGCGCACAAATCCTGAGCACTGAACCTGGCCAGAGCCTCagcaggggatgctgagctgtgcccagcactgctcctgctcttcctgGTATCACAGGTGATTTCCAAGATGTCAAGGGCGTGATTTGGAATGGCAAAATCTTTTCTTCAGACCTTCAGGAAAAGGCTCCCAAGGACAGGGATGCTCTGGGTGCAGGCTCTAGGATCGTGTACATGAATTAAAACCTGTGGGATTTTGCTGTGTCCTGAGTAGAAGGAAGCCAGGAGCCCTCAGTGAGGTGGGGTCAGgatgcaggaggaggaaaatgggagcCATGAACTCAGCATGGATTTCTTGGAGGGGGAAGACAGAAGAAATGGGACCAGCCAGGCACTGGTTCAGGTTTCAGGTGCATTGTGGGGATTGTCCCATCACTCAGCTTTTCCCTGTGACTGGAGAGAGCCAATCACTCTAAATCTTGTACTGGGAAATGCCACAGGTGAGGGGAGACACTCACCAGCTTCCCACCTGCTTCCAAAGCCAGTGGTGGAGCTTGGAAGGGAATCAGCTGAGCTGACCAGGCAGGGGAGGACATGGGACAGAAATGAGCTGTTTATTGTGCCCTAAGATGCTGATTtgtgtgggagtccagggcatccctctggctgccctggcaggtctgggaccctggcaggggtcaggaacccccctggacagagcccccagagacactgtctgtgatctctgtccatggaaaagagttttcaatcttacaggatgaattaccagctctgagtgtttgatatcagtaatgattaagtgtggcacgcgtgcaaaagtaaaattttaggattctagattaggggtccaaaggggacaagatggaggaaattgggtgtgttttgtcctttttctccttcttcatgccctccatgtttcactgtggtgttggcatttttctgttggttcaggctggggacacactgtccaacgtaggtgacagatattggcacgttattgtaaatccagcacaggtagtctgtggtatttaatgtttgtaccatcccactgagggcagagccccacacgctgccctgcaggacagagctgcggcagggcagcagaacatgttagagataaacagaataaacaaccttgaaaccagcacagaccaattatgacTTTTTCtttggggctgaaagacagagacattctacaatctcagaatcatcaataccacagattccaacaatTTGCCCCAAGGAACAAACTACCAGCAGCATCTCAAATCCAGAGTTGCTGGCAGCACTGAGGAGCAGCCGCTGCTGTCCCAGGAGAGTTCTGGGCAAGAAGAGCTGCCCCAGTCTCTGTagggcaggctgggctgtgacctgcagctgctgacccAGGGGCAACCCCTCCAGCTGGCTCCTTCCAGATGTTCTCCTTCacctcagcagcaccagcatctgGCAGTTTACATCCTTGGGGGCCATCAGGGCAGAAAAGCAGTTCTCATTTTGTAACAGGATCCAAAAAAAGGAGTTTTGTGTCCTGTCATTGCTCCTTACATTCTTGGCACCAGCCTTCCATGTGCcctcatcccctccctgcccccaaaGCCACTCTCTCCCACTGGGCTGTGATTTACAGCCCTGTAGGCAGATCCACACCTGAAGGAGCAGGTGTGCTCTGCTGGCCCTGCAAGGAGG from Taeniopygia guttata chromosome 4A, bTaeGut7.mat, whole genome shotgun sequence includes:
- the LOC100221700 gene encoding actin-binding protein WASF3-like isoform X2; amino-acid sequence: MPLVKRNIEPRHLCRGALPDGVTSELECVTNSTLAAIIKQLGSLSRHAEDIFGELFNEANSFYMRMNSLQERVDLLVIKVTQLDSTVEEVSLQDINMRKAFKSSTVQNQQVVSRNSIPNPVMEMYQRCDKPPPLNILTPYRDDKKDGLKFYTDPSYFFNLWKEKMLQATEDKRKEKRRQKEQRLVEDSTREVKKVRKARNRRLEWNMMAYDKEFRPDNRSYASDAADHSYPASPNHPAQLLAPAAHLAPAEHKEGLAATNPPELVFRPAPGSRQNSLTRLQQPHAPPPPEAVLNGPRPHLVKDYGPQPVPMAEYFVPPAPPPPPPVIPSAQTAFDSPISAPPALGPGSAAAPSYAPSPPPAPPGPYSASPPQPGPMGPPVAPPPPPPGPPAVSASPAHSASPPAAAAEPRKPPVPLVPMSDARSDLLAAIRRGIQLRKVQEQWEQEAKKEPVGNDVATILSRRIAVEYSESDDDSELDDNEWSD
- the LOC100221700 gene encoding actin-binding protein WASF3-like isoform X1, with protein sequence MPLVKRNIEPRHLCRGALPDGVTSELECVTNSTLAAIIKQLGSLSRHAEDIFGELFNEANSFYMRMNSLQERVDLLVIKVTQLDSTVEEVSLQDINMRKAFKSSTVQNQQVVSRNSIPNPVMEMYQRCDKPPPLNILTPYRDDKKDGLKFYTDPSYFFNLWKEKMLQATEDKRKEKRRQKEQRLVEDSTREVKKVRKARNRRLEWNMMAYDKEFRPDNRFSPSPYHMASSEGSLSPDNRSYASDAADHSYPASPNHPAQLLAPAAHLAPAEHKEGLAATNPPELVFRPAPGSRQNSLTRLQQPHAPPPPEAVLNGPRPHLVKDYGPQPVPMAEYFVPPAPPPPPPVIPSAQTAFDSPISAPPALGPGSAAAPSYAPSPPPAPPGPYSASPPQPGPMGPPVAPPPPPPGPPAVSASPAHSASPPAAAAEPRKPPVPLVPMSDARSDLLAAIRRGIQLRKVQEQWEQEAKKEPVGNDVATILSRRIAVEYSESDDDSELDDNEWSD
- the LOC100221700 gene encoding actin-binding protein WASF3-like isoform X3 encodes the protein MRMNSLQERVDLLVIKVTQLDSTVEEVSLQDINMRKAFKSSTVQNQQVVSRNSIPNPVMEMYQRCDKPPPLNILTPYRDDKKDGLKFYTDPSYFFNLWKEKMLQATEDKRKEKRRQKEQRLVEDSTREVKKVRKARNRRLEWNMMAYDKEFRPDNRFSPSPYHMASSEGSLSPDNRSYASDAADHSYPASPNHPAQLLAPAAHLAPAEHKEGLAATNPPELVFRPAPGSRQNSLTRLQQPHAPPPPEAVLNGPRPHLVKDYGPQPVPMAEYFVPPAPPPPPPVIPSAQTAFDSPISAPPALGPGSAAAPSYAPSPPPAPPGPYSASPPQPGPMGPPVAPPPPPPGPPAVSASPAHSASPPAAAAEPRKPPVPLVPMSDARSDLLAAIRRGIQLRKVQEQWEQEAKKEPVGNDVATILSRRIAVEYSESDDDSELDDNEWSD